A portion of the Limosilactobacillus reuteri genome contains these proteins:
- the nhaC gene encoding Na+/H+ antiporter NhaC has protein sequence MKSIRFKEAATLLLIMLIILGTAVIRFGLSPQIPVLFVIALLIFWVKLRGASWDEIHKGIQEGIGTAIIPIFIFILIGALIAVWIQAGVIPTIMIVGFKLISSQFFVPSTFIVCSLVGLSIGSGFTTISTIGIALFGMGVALNANPALVAGAIISGAVFGDKMSPLSDSTNLASAIAGSDLFAHIKNMMWSTIPSFIVSLILFWFFGNSSSHISAGKIAHTMAILNQQFMISWWALLPIALMFICAWRHIPAIPTLFINIIVTVVMIFFQKPGISLQSLAKLISDGFVAHTSDATVNTLLTRGGISSMMGTVSLIIVTLSLGGILMKFNIVQSAMKPLIDHLHKPGSLITVTILSGIGINLFVGEQYLSVILPGKAFKGAFDKMGLSPLALSRVLEDGGSVINYLIPWGVAGSFAASTLGVPVLHFLPFAFFSLFSPVFSILSGVTGIGLKWQKGKQRNTTNENQIKEA, from the coding sequence ATGAAGAGTATTCGTTTCAAAGAGGCCGCAACCCTCTTACTTATCATGCTAATAATTTTAGGGACTGCCGTGATTAGGTTTGGCTTGTCACCACAGATCCCCGTCCTATTTGTCATTGCTTTACTTATTTTTTGGGTTAAGCTTCGTGGTGCTAGTTGGGACGAGATTCATAAGGGTATCCAAGAAGGAATCGGTACCGCAATCATCCCCATCTTTATCTTTATCCTTATTGGCGCATTAATCGCTGTTTGGATTCAAGCTGGAGTCATCCCTACAATTATGATTGTCGGCTTCAAACTGATTAGCAGTCAATTTTTTGTTCCATCAACATTTATTGTCTGCTCTTTAGTCGGTCTATCCATTGGTAGTGGTTTTACAACTATTTCGACAATCGGAATTGCCTTATTTGGAATGGGAGTTGCGCTTAATGCTAATCCTGCGCTGGTAGCGGGTGCGATCATTTCGGGAGCCGTTTTTGGTGATAAAATGTCGCCGCTCTCTGATTCAACTAATCTTGCCTCCGCAATTGCAGGTAGTGACCTTTTCGCCCATATTAAGAATATGATGTGGTCAACGATTCCTTCTTTTATCGTTTCGCTAATTCTATTCTGGTTCTTTGGTAATTCCAGTTCTCATATCAGCGCCGGTAAGATCGCCCACACAATGGCTATCCTTAATCAACAATTTATGATTTCATGGTGGGCCCTACTACCAATCGCCTTAATGTTTATCTGTGCATGGCGTCATATTCCAGCTATTCCAACCTTATTTATCAATATCATCGTTACAGTAGTCATGATCTTCTTCCAAAAGCCAGGAATCTCTCTTCAATCCCTCGCCAAATTAATTAGTGATGGCTTCGTTGCTCACACTAGCGATGCAACTGTTAATACGCTACTTACCCGTGGTGGGATTAGCAGTATGATGGGAACAGTTTCCCTGATCATTGTTACCCTTTCGCTTGGGGGAATTTTGATGAAGTTTAACATTGTTCAGTCAGCAATGAAGCCGCTTATTGACCACCTTCATAAGCCTGGCAGCCTTATTACTGTTACAATTCTTTCGGGTATTGGAATCAATCTTTTTGTTGGGGAGCAATACCTTTCCGTTATTCTTCCAGGTAAGGCATTTAAGGGTGCATTTGATAAAATGGGTCTTTCACCATTAGCCCTTAGTCGTGTCCTTGAAGATGGCGGAAGCGTTATCAATTACTTAATCCCATGGGGAGTTGCCGGATCATTCGCCGCCTCAACCCTTGGTGTACCAGTCCTTCACTTCCTACCATTCGCTTTCTTTAGTCTGTTTTCACCAGTCTTCTCAATTTTAAGTGGAGTTACGGGGATTGGTTTGAAGTGGCAAAAAGGAAAGCAACGCAATACTACAAATGAAAATCAAATAAAGGAAGCTTAA
- a CDS encoding nucleobase:cation symporter-2 family protein: MKEPVSSIQAPSRHTKIDFTRQWQNFVLGFQHLLAMYSGDVLVPLLIGHYLHFSTLQMTYLVSIDIFMCGVATLLQLKRTPLTGIGLPVVLGCAVQAVTPLETIGGKLGITYMYGAIIAAGIFVFLIAGFFARLKKFFPPVVTGSLITIIGFTLVPVGFQDLGGGTPTAASFGDPANLLIGFLTIAIILLFNAFARGFMKSIAILLGILISSFIAGALGFVSLKPVSEAAWFHAPQLFFFGVPRFDMSAMITMILVSLTTMIESTGVFFALSDITGRQLTTNDLERGYRAEGIAAILGGLFNTFPYSTFSENVGVLKMSGVKSRQPVYYAAFLLLLLGLLPKVGALATVIPEPVLGGAMIVMFGMVGVQGVQILHKVDFSNNANLLTASVSIGLGLGITMYPQLFQHMPTEFQIILGNGIVVTSLSAVLLNLLFNHRWANHN; this comes from the coding sequence TTGAAAGAACCTGTTTCATCTATTCAAGCACCTAGTCGTCACACTAAAATCGATTTCACTCGTCAATGGCAAAATTTTGTCCTTGGTTTCCAGCACTTACTTGCAATGTATTCTGGGGACGTTCTTGTTCCGCTATTAATTGGACATTACTTACATTTCTCCACGCTTCAAATGACTTACCTAGTCTCGATCGATATTTTCATGTGTGGTGTCGCAACCCTCTTACAATTAAAGCGAACACCATTAACTGGAATCGGCTTGCCTGTTGTCCTCGGTTGCGCAGTTCAAGCTGTTACTCCCCTCGAAACAATTGGTGGAAAGCTAGGAATCACTTATATGTATGGGGCCATTATTGCAGCCGGGATCTTTGTTTTCCTAATTGCTGGCTTTTTTGCCCGCTTAAAAAAGTTTTTTCCACCGGTCGTTACTGGATCTTTAATAACTATTATTGGATTTACCCTTGTTCCAGTAGGTTTCCAAGACCTAGGAGGAGGTACGCCAACTGCTGCTTCATTTGGTGATCCCGCTAACCTCCTTATCGGCTTTCTAACAATTGCCATCATTCTGTTATTCAATGCCTTTGCTCGTGGCTTTATGAAATCAATCGCCATTTTACTAGGAATTTTAATTTCTTCTTTCATTGCAGGCGCATTAGGCTTTGTCTCTCTTAAACCGGTTAGTGAAGCTGCTTGGTTCCACGCTCCGCAATTATTCTTCTTTGGCGTTCCACGTTTTGATATGAGTGCCATGATCACAATGATTCTTGTTTCGCTCACGACAATGATTGAGTCAACCGGTGTTTTCTTTGCCCTTAGCGACATTACTGGCCGTCAATTAACAACCAACGACTTAGAACGTGGATACCGCGCTGAAGGTATTGCTGCAATTTTAGGCGGACTTTTTAATACCTTCCCTTATTCTACTTTCTCTGAAAATGTGGGTGTTCTTAAAATGTCTGGAGTGAAAAGTCGTCAACCCGTTTACTATGCCGCCTTTTTACTCTTATTGCTTGGTCTTTTACCTAAAGTCGGCGCTCTCGCAACGGTTATTCCAGAACCTGTCCTTGGTGGTGCAATGATTGTGATGTTTGGGATGGTCGGTGTTCAAGGAGTTCAAATTCTCCATAAAGTTGATTTCTCTAACAATGCCAACCTTCTTACTGCATCTGTTTCAATTGGACTAGGATTAGGGATTACCATGTATCCGCAACTGTTCCAGCATATGCCAACTGAATTTCAAATCATCCTGGGTAACGGGATTGTCGTCACCAGTCTTTCAGCCGTTCTTCTTAATCTGTTATTTAATCACCGGTGGGCTAATCATAATTAA
- a CDS encoding magnesium transporter CorA family protein — MLTIEQINDHSKWISIFEPLPHERLDLIEKYEVTQELLDYAIDPYEKARVEIDPDAGVTLLIFDVYVPTHAVTAPQTAPIGIMLTANNIITFTNAKTNFVNGIIANQLQLLKKHGENDDKLNLVFPILYRLSTDYFGPLRSADQQRQEIQRNLQLRTGRQAITQFTEIETGLVYILTSLKGNVSLLEEFKRRFGNHITTKQYNDLDDVIVEAQQGLEMAQMTSDVSARVSNAYSKVLDSDLNQTMKYLTIYSIVLSIPTIVSGFYGENVKLPLANGDYSWVFTIFITIVLMLACVIFLINRHWWK; from the coding sequence ATGTTAACAATAGAACAAATTAATGATCATAGTAAATGGATAAGTATATTCGAACCTCTTCCCCATGAACGATTAGATTTAATTGAAAAATACGAGGTTACTCAAGAATTGCTTGATTACGCAATTGACCCCTACGAAAAAGCCCGGGTTGAAATTGATCCAGATGCAGGAGTTACATTATTAATTTTCGATGTCTATGTGCCAACTCATGCTGTGACGGCTCCACAGACCGCACCAATTGGCATCATGCTAACCGCTAATAATATCATTACTTTTACAAATGCAAAAACTAACTTTGTAAATGGAATCATCGCTAATCAGCTGCAATTATTAAAGAAACACGGTGAAAATGACGATAAATTAAATTTAGTCTTTCCTATTCTTTATCGCCTTTCGACTGATTACTTTGGCCCCCTTCGTAGTGCAGATCAACAGCGACAAGAAATTCAACGAAACCTTCAACTACGAACGGGCCGCCAAGCCATTACCCAATTTACGGAAATTGAAACTGGACTAGTTTATATTCTTACCTCGCTCAAAGGGAATGTTTCCCTACTTGAAGAATTTAAACGCCGCTTTGGTAACCACATTACTACGAAGCAATATAATGACCTTGATGATGTAATTGTCGAAGCACAGCAAGGTCTAGAGATGGCACAGATGACTTCAGATGTTTCTGCCCGTGTCTCTAACGCTTATAGCAAGGTTCTTGATAGTGACCTAAACCAAACGATGAAATACCTAACCATTTATTCAATTGTTCTCTCAATTCCAACAATTGTATCTGGCTTTTATGGTGAAAACGTCAAACTTCCCCTCGCAAACGGAGACTATTCATGGGTTTTTACAATCTTCATTACTATTGTCCTAATGTTGGCATGTGTCATCTTTCTTATTAATCGTCATTGGTGGAAATAA
- a CDS encoding C69 family dipeptidase yields the protein MQKLMSSCTAMLVGKNATIDGSTIIARDEDAEDGVNPKTFKVFPAKDYTGEHYVSKYNGLTVEMKGQGCRYTATPNGVPDEGRWDEQGINEYNVAMSATETEMTNARVLGHDPLVENGINEDSMVYLVLPFIKSAREGVQRLGSLIEKYGTGESNGIAFSDKDEVWYFETGGGHQWVAQRIPDDAYAIAPNIMCIEEVDFNDHDSFMYAPQIKDFVEKYHLNPNPQTFNFRNIFGTQDEADAYYNTPRSWYGQKLFTPSLKQEPTSQKIPFVQHAEKKIAVEDVEYFLSSHYNGTPYDPMGTYASGTPEEQRKFRSIALDRNQSSCILQIRNDVPAQYAAIQWINFGFYCYSPYVPFFTNISDTPAKYKYATDDAQPDKSAYWLNKLLEVIVEPRYHEFINEVNNFRDRCQSYGVGRVDTITKTAQIQNSANLINYLTEQNMKTANHILNETHELINQLLHEALLNSKFQFERGDNL from the coding sequence ATGCAAAAGCTAATGAGTAGTTGTACGGCAATGCTTGTTGGAAAGAATGCGACGATTGATGGTTCAACAATTATTGCACGTGATGAGGATGCAGAAGATGGAGTCAATCCTAAGACATTCAAAGTATTTCCTGCCAAGGATTACACCGGTGAACATTATGTTTCAAAATATAATGGGTTAACTGTTGAGATGAAGGGACAGGGATGCCGTTATACGGCAACTCCCAATGGCGTACCTGATGAAGGACGCTGGGATGAGCAAGGCATTAATGAATATAATGTTGCAATGAGTGCGACAGAAACCGAAATGACAAATGCCAGGGTGCTTGGTCATGATCCGTTAGTAGAAAACGGAATTAATGAAGATTCAATGGTTTATCTCGTCCTACCATTTATTAAGTCCGCCCGCGAAGGAGTTCAACGTCTTGGTTCCCTAATTGAAAAATACGGTACTGGTGAAAGTAACGGAATTGCTTTTAGCGATAAGGATGAAGTCTGGTATTTTGAGACCGGTGGAGGTCATCAATGGGTTGCCCAGCGGATTCCTGATGATGCTTATGCAATTGCACCGAACATTATGTGTATCGAAGAGGTCGACTTTAACGATCACGATAGCTTCATGTATGCGCCGCAAATTAAAGATTTTGTTGAAAAATATCATTTAAATCCTAATCCACAAACGTTTAATTTCCGGAATATTTTTGGCACACAAGATGAGGCAGATGCCTACTACAACACCCCTCGTTCTTGGTATGGTCAAAAGCTCTTTACTCCATCCTTAAAACAGGAGCCTACCAGCCAAAAAATTCCATTTGTTCAACATGCAGAAAAGAAAATTGCCGTTGAGGATGTAGAGTACTTCCTCTCATCGCATTATAACGGTACTCCTTATGATCCAATGGGAACTTATGCTTCTGGAACACCAGAGGAACAGCGAAAATTCCGTTCAATTGCACTTGATCGTAATCAAAGCTCGTGTATTTTGCAAATTCGGAATGACGTACCAGCACAATATGCTGCTATTCAATGGATTAATTTTGGCTTTTATTGCTATAGCCCTTATGTTCCGTTCTTTACAAATATTAGTGATACTCCGGCAAAATATAAGTATGCTACTGACGATGCTCAGCCGGATAAGAGTGCTTATTGGTTAAATAAATTGTTAGAAGTAATTGTAGAACCACGCTATCATGAATTTATCAATGAAGTAAATAATTTCCGAGATCGGTGTCAAAGCTATGGCGTAGGACGAGTAGATACAATTACAAAAACAGCTCAGATCCAAAATTCGGCTAATTTAATTAACTATCTAACTGAACAAAATATGAAAACCGCTAATCATATTCTGAATGAAACGCATGAATTGATTAACCAGCTTTTACATGAAGCGTTGTTAAATTCTAAGTTCCAATTTGAACGTGGCGATAACTTATAA
- a CDS encoding glycerol dehydrogenase has product MVEEFGSPSSYIQGKGVLFESDKYLKNFGTKPLLLAGETVYKIVGKRFEQYLQENGYDVTRVQFNGESSTNEVNRVTEIGKENNVTVVYGLGGGKTVDTAKAIADNLHLPVVIMPTLASNDAPCSRLSVIYTDDGVFDHYRFYNQNPDLVLVDTQVIANGPVRMLISGIADALATNVEAQAVAKANSDTMLGEKQTLVGNAIAQKCEETLFNYSHLAVADAEAHVVTPAFSNIVEANTLMSGLGFESGGLSGAHAIHDGLTILEETHDLTHGEKVAYGTLTQLMLEGADQERYNKYFQFILSLGLPTTLADLHLENVTDEELLNAGKAACSEQDTMDRLPFKVTPDDVAQALRAVDAYTKQYLNSHHCHHSQM; this is encoded by the coding sequence ATGGTTGAAGAATTTGGCTCACCATCATCTTACATTCAAGGTAAAGGTGTTCTTTTTGAAAGTGATAAGTATCTTAAAAACTTTGGCACAAAGCCATTATTATTGGCTGGCGAAACAGTCTATAAAATTGTAGGTAAGCGTTTTGAACAGTATCTTCAAGAAAACGGTTATGATGTCACCCGTGTTCAATTTAATGGTGAATCATCCACTAACGAAGTAAACCGGGTCACAGAAATTGGTAAAGAAAATAATGTAACCGTCGTTTATGGTCTTGGTGGTGGTAAAACAGTTGATACTGCCAAAGCGATTGCCGATAATCTCCATCTACCAGTTGTAATTATGCCAACGTTGGCTTCTAATGATGCTCCCTGTTCACGCCTTTCGGTAATCTATACTGATGACGGTGTATTTGACCATTATCGTTTCTACAACCAAAATCCTGACTTGGTCTTAGTTGATACACAAGTTATCGCTAATGGTCCTGTTCGGATGCTAATTTCTGGAATTGCTGATGCTTTAGCTACCAATGTTGAAGCACAAGCAGTTGCCAAAGCTAATAGCGATACAATGCTAGGTGAAAAACAAACCCTTGTTGGAAATGCAATTGCTCAAAAATGTGAAGAAACATTATTTAATTACTCGCACCTAGCTGTAGCTGATGCAGAAGCCCATGTCGTTACACCAGCATTTTCTAATATTGTTGAAGCAAATACGCTAATGAGCGGTCTCGGTTTTGAAAGTGGTGGTCTATCTGGTGCCCACGCTATTCATGATGGCTTAACAATTTTAGAAGAGACTCATGATTTAACACACGGTGAAAAGGTCGCATACGGTACCTTAACACAATTAATGTTGGAAGGCGCTGACCAGGAACGTTATAACAAGTACTTCCAATTTATTCTTTCTTTAGGTCTACCAACTACTCTTGCTGATCTACATTTAGAAAATGTCACTGATGAAGAATTACTCAATGCTGGAAAAGCCGCCTGTTCAGAACAAGACACCATGGATCGTTTGCCATTTAAGGTAACACCAGATGACGTGGCTCAAGCATTACGAGCAGTTGATGCATATACTAAACAATATTTAAATAGTCACCATTGTCATCATAGCCAGATGTAA
- a CDS encoding RluA family pseudouridine synthase, producing the protein MKYRWQINEKLTDDQVAKPLRKLLHDQWLLPSRLIHYLRIRRTVLVNGEYRSMNELVGRNDNIKLLFCGDEIRTPTANDYIPSSQSHLEVLYENRDLLVVNKPRGKKTHPNYHGETGTLMNDVAGYLAHSQNNAYMVHRIDLQTSGAVVVAKNPIVVPILNRLISDGQIHRQYLAVVEGEMAQSGKLDWAIGRNPVNPHLHQVNGQNAQPALTYYDTLASNREHSLVKLRLVTGRTHQLRVHLAHSGHPIVGDPLYNTSSTEGMLLHGVSQKLILPFVMKSLNISAPLPSYFENYLVKYNLAKKQI; encoded by the coding sequence ATGAAGTATCGGTGGCAAATTAATGAAAAATTAACTGATGACCAGGTGGCGAAACCATTACGCAAGTTGTTGCATGATCAATGGCTGCTTCCTAGTCGGCTAATTCACTATTTACGAATTAGGCGGACAGTGCTTGTTAATGGTGAATATCGGTCAATGAATGAACTGGTGGGAAGAAACGATAATATTAAGTTGCTATTTTGTGGTGATGAAATTCGGACCCCTACCGCAAATGATTATATTCCGTCTTCACAATCACACTTAGAGGTTCTCTATGAGAATCGCGATTTATTAGTGGTAAATAAACCGCGGGGAAAAAAAACACACCCTAATTATCATGGCGAAACAGGGACATTAATGAATGATGTCGCAGGCTATTTAGCGCATAGTCAAAATAATGCTTATATGGTCCATCGGATAGATTTACAAACGAGTGGTGCAGTAGTTGTTGCTAAGAATCCAATTGTTGTCCCAATCCTTAACCGATTAATTAGTGATGGACAAATCCACCGACAATATTTGGCGGTAGTAGAGGGAGAAATGGCCCAGAGTGGAAAACTAGATTGGGCAATTGGACGTAATCCGGTGAATCCCCATCTTCATCAAGTAAATGGGCAAAACGCGCAGCCGGCTTTGACCTATTATGATACACTGGCAAGTAATCGTGAACATTCTTTGGTGAAACTTCGCTTAGTAACTGGTCGTACACACCAACTCAGGGTTCATTTGGCGCATAGTGGTCATCCGATTGTTGGCGATCCGCTTTATAATACTTCTTCAACAGAGGGGATGCTGCTTCATGGAGTGTCGCAAAAACTCATATTACCCTTCGTAAT
- a CDS encoding LTA synthase family protein gives MKKLSKFVDTRIGFFTLLVILFWLKTLFAYFTDFKLGVTGIFQYLILIFNPLATTFFIYSLAFYFKRSRFFYPVIMGLDIANTLLLYLNVIYYREFTDFMTIATMTGYSKVNQGLSGSSLALTNFHDVFYWLDIVVILILMLCKVIKFDPRAIGTRLAFAFSSVGLVLFGVNLSFAEMSRPQLLGRTFDRSYIVKYLGIDTFTGYDLVKSQHINNMRQSATKPELLKVKKFTDKHYAPANPQMYGIAKGRNVIIIHLESFQQFLINKKINGQEVTPFLNSLYNGKDTYSFDNFFHQVGQGKTSDAENLLETSTFGLPQGSLFATLGSDNTFQGAPAILNQRAGYTSAVFHGNVASFWNRNNVYKNLGYQYFFDASYYDTSGDKATGYGLKDKLLFKNSIKYLQSLQQPFYAKYITVTNHFPYTLDDEDKDPNFQTTNTGDSNVDNYFVTAHYLDQSIQEFFNYLQKTGLDKKSIIMIYGDHYGISNSENTSLASVLGKSADDWTDFDNAQLQRVPLMFVIPGTGHGKVYHTYGGEVDVLPTLLHLLGISSKRYIQFGTDLFSSKHNQVVAFRNRDFVTPTYTSVGGTIYNNKTGKEAKLTKKQQEKLKKDQDFVNEELTLSDSLNEKNLLRFYHPKGFKNVDPADYNYSNGLKRAQQIEKKKGIKSTSIYSENGDRSTVDDYSTDAPEQNHSSTDSNRIKITNPDANNK, from the coding sequence ATGAAAAAATTAAGCAAATTTGTGGATACTAGGATTGGTTTTTTCACCCTCCTAGTTATCCTTTTTTGGTTAAAGACCCTGTTTGCTTACTTTACTGACTTTAAGCTTGGTGTTACGGGAATTTTTCAATACCTTATTTTAATTTTTAACCCGTTAGCAACCACCTTTTTTATTTACAGTTTAGCATTCTACTTTAAGCGTTCACGGTTCTTCTACCCAGTTATTATGGGTCTAGACATTGCGAACACATTATTACTTTATTTAAACGTCATCTATTATCGTGAATTTACCGATTTTATGACAATTGCTACGATGACAGGTTATTCAAAAGTTAATCAAGGTTTAAGTGGTAGTTCACTTGCCCTCACTAACTTTCATGATGTCTTTTACTGGTTAGATATCGTCGTAATTCTTATTTTAATGCTCTGTAAAGTTATCAAATTTGATCCCCGAGCAATTGGAACACGGTTAGCATTCGCATTTAGCTCCGTTGGTCTTGTCTTATTTGGGGTTAATTTATCTTTTGCGGAAATGAGTCGTCCTCAATTACTTGGCCGGACATTTGATCGTTCTTACATTGTAAAATATCTTGGAATTGATACTTTTACTGGCTATGATTTAGTAAAATCGCAACATATCAATAACATGCGACAGAGTGCTACTAAACCTGAACTACTGAAAGTTAAGAAATTTACTGATAAGCACTACGCTCCAGCTAATCCACAAATGTATGGAATTGCTAAAGGACGTAACGTGATTATCATCCACCTTGAAAGTTTCCAACAATTTTTGATTAACAAGAAGATCAACGGGCAAGAAGTTACCCCATTCCTTAACTCGCTTTATAATGGCAAGGATACCTACTCGTTTGATAATTTCTTCCATCAAGTCGGTCAAGGTAAAACCAGTGATGCGGAAAACCTTTTAGAGACTAGTACATTTGGCTTGCCACAAGGATCTTTATTTGCCACACTCGGAAGCGATAATACCTTCCAAGGCGCTCCAGCTATTCTTAATCAACGTGCCGGTTACACGAGTGCTGTTTTCCACGGAAATGTCGCTAGTTTCTGGAACCGCAATAATGTATACAAGAATTTAGGTTATCAGTACTTCTTTGATGCTAGTTATTACGATACTTCTGGCGACAAGGCTACCGGATATGGACTTAAAGATAAGTTATTATTCAAAAACTCGATCAAGTATCTCCAAAGTTTACAGCAGCCATTCTACGCTAAATATATCACTGTTACTAACCACTTCCCTTACACGCTTGATGATGAGGATAAAGATCCAAACTTCCAAACAACTAATACCGGGGATAGTAACGTCGATAATTACTTTGTAACAGCTCATTATCTTGATCAATCAATTCAAGAATTCTTTAATTATCTCCAAAAGACTGGGCTTGACAAGAAATCAATCATAATGATCTATGGTGACCATTATGGGATTTCAAATAGTGAGAATACTTCCTTAGCAAGTGTTCTGGGAAAGAGTGCCGATGATTGGACAGACTTCGATAACGCTCAACTTCAACGTGTGCCGCTAATGTTTGTCATCCCTGGTACGGGTCACGGAAAAGTTTATCATACCTATGGTGGGGAAGTTGATGTTCTTCCAACCCTCCTTCACTTATTAGGAATTAGCAGTAAACGCTACATTCAATTCGGAACCGATCTCTTTTCTAGCAAGCATAATCAAGTGGTTGCCTTCCGTAATCGGGATTTTGTTACGCCAACTTATACTAGTGTGGGCGGAACAATTTACAATAATAAAACTGGTAAAGAAGCTAAACTTACCAAAAAGCAGCAAGAGAAGTTAAAGAAAGATCAAGATTTTGTAAATGAGGAATTAACCCTTTCTGATTCGCTAAACGAAAAAAATCTCTTGCGGTTCTACCATCCAAAAGGGTTTAAAAATGTTGACCCAGCTGATTACAATTATTCAAATGGTCTAAAACGAGCACAGCAAATTGAGAAGAAGAAAGGAATTAAATCAACAAGTATTTACTCAGAAAATGGAGATCGTTCAACTGTAGATGACTACAGCACTGACGCCCCTGAGCAAAATCATTCTTCCACTGATTCCAACCGTATTAAGATCACTAACCCAGACGCTAATAATAAGTAG
- a CDS encoding histidine phosphatase family protein, with product MTKLNIYLVRHGQTFFNIYNKLQGWSNSPLTMKGKEDAKVAGEKLQNIHFDGAFCSDLSRAMETAQVILNLNNANSVAHPVTAPYFREEFYGSYEGTNMDLAWYNAGAPHGFKNFREIVTAYSIGQAKDWLKDADPFHDAENNEEYWQRMDKGIELIRNADLPDDANVLWVSHGNTVLSLVERFGHGKYDVTERPANGSLTRATLTDNDMEIVEYNK from the coding sequence ATGACTAAATTGAATATTTATCTTGTTCGCCATGGACAGACTTTCTTTAATATTTACAATAAATTGCAAGGTTGGAGTAATTCTCCACTAACTATGAAGGGGAAAGAAGATGCAAAGGTAGCTGGGGAGAAGTTGCAGAATATTCACTTTGATGGTGCCTTTTGTAGTGACCTTTCCCGAGCCATGGAAACAGCACAAGTGATTTTAAATCTTAATAACGCTAATTCTGTAGCTCACCCAGTCACCGCTCCTTATTTTCGGGAAGAGTTTTATGGATCATATGAAGGAACGAATATGGATCTTGCTTGGTACAATGCGGGTGCCCCTCATGGCTTTAAGAACTTCCGTGAAATTGTAACCGCATATTCCATCGGCCAAGCCAAAGACTGGTTAAAGGATGCTGATCCATTTCATGATGCCGAAAACAATGAAGAGTACTGGCAACGAATGGACAAAGGGATTGAATTAATTCGTAACGCTGATTTACCTGACGATGCCAATGTTTTATGGGTAAGTCATGGAAATACTGTTTTAAGCTTAGTAGAACGTTTTGGTCATGGAAAGTATGATGTAACTGAGCGCCCGGCAAATGGAAGTCTGACGCGCGCAACGTTGACTGATAATGATATGGAAATTGTTGAATATAATAAGTAG
- a CDS encoding IS30 family transposase, whose protein sequence is MSTTILSFQNRVVIETLHNEGRSLRYIANYLGFSKTTIFNELHRLNSGYQAELAQTDFERKVSQRGRKSSLTKSLKHLIEEKIQVQKWSPEQVAHVVGIAYKTVYNWIDQGWLDVQLPDLPDHGIRRHRAKEKRGTFSHGRSIEERPHKVETRQEFGHFEADTVLSGKRKGQAVATFVERKSRLTIVKRLHGRDSQSMTQAVLELASQLQDKLKTLTVDHGKEFANYQAIEQLTGTQVYFAHAYSPHERGSNENRNRVLRRFIPKGQAIEELSDRQLVQINWYLNSRPLKCLNWHTPIEIFLINLRH, encoded by the coding sequence ATGAGCACCACTATTTTATCATTCCAGAACCGTGTTGTCATTGAAACGCTTCATAATGAAGGACGTTCCTTGCGATACATCGCTAACTACTTAGGCTTTAGTAAGACCACCATCTTTAACGAACTTCACCGGCTAAATAGTGGGTATCAAGCTGAACTAGCGCAAACTGACTTTGAACGCAAGGTTAGTCAACGGGGGCGGAAGTCTTCACTCACTAAAAGCCTTAAGCACTTGATTGAGGAAAAGATTCAAGTCCAGAAGTGGTCCCCTGAACAAGTTGCCCATGTAGTTGGGATTGCCTACAAGACGGTCTATAACTGGATTGATCAAGGATGGCTTGATGTACAGTTACCCGATTTGCCTGATCATGGAATTCGTCGTCATCGTGCTAAAGAAAAGCGTGGTACGTTCAGTCACGGCCGCTCCATTGAGGAGCGTCCTCATAAAGTCGAAACTCGCCAAGAATTCGGCCACTTTGAAGCTGATACCGTACTTTCTGGCAAACGTAAAGGTCAAGCTGTGGCGACTTTTGTGGAGCGTAAGAGTCGCCTGACAATTGTTAAACGGCTCCATGGTCGCGACAGTCAGTCCATGACTCAAGCCGTACTTGAACTAGCTAGTCAACTTCAAGACAAGCTCAAGACGCTTACCGTGGATCATGGGAAAGAGTTCGCTAACTATCAGGCAATTGAACAGCTAACGGGTACTCAGGTTTACTTTGCCCATGCCTATTCACCGCACGAACGCGGTAGTAATGAGAACCGTAATCGAGTTTTGCGACGGTTTATTCCCAAGGGACAAGCCATTGAAGAGCTGAGCGATCGCCAGCTGGTTCAAATCAATTGGTATCTGAATTCCCGACCACTTAAATGTCTTAACTGGCACACACCAATCGAGATCTTCTTGATTAATCTACGTCACTAA